From the genome of Streptomyces ficellus:
CGCGTCTCACGGGCTGGTCAGCGGATGGGACGGTGGACGTTCTCCCTGGTGGTGGGGCCGGGGGTGGCGTCGGCGATCCAGGGGCCGTCGCCGCTGGGGTCGATGATCCCGTCCTCCAGCCAGCTGTAGGTGCCGGACAGGACGCCCTTGACGACCTTGCGGTCGAGGTCGTCGGTGTTGCTCCACAGGCGGCCGAACAGCTCTTCGACGCGGATGCGGGACTGGCGGCAGAAGACGTCCGCGAGCTGGTAGGCCTCGCGGCCGTGCGCCTCGGTGGTGCGCAGCAGTTCGGCGCGTACGCAGGCGGCGCTCATGGCGAACAGTTCGGCGCCGATGTCGACGATCCGCCCGAGGAAGCCCTGCTTGGTCTCCATGCGGCCCTGCCAGCGGGACATGGCGTAGAAGGTGGAGCGGGCGAGCTTGCGGGAGGTGCGCTCGACGTAGCGGAGGTGGGTGGCGAGGTCGGCGTGGCCGGCGGGGTGGAAGTCGGCGTAGGCGCGGGGCAGCTGGCCGGGTCCGGCCACGAGTTTCGGCAGCCAGCGGGCGTAGAAGACACCGGCCTGGGCGCCGGCCTTCGCCTTGTCGCCGAGGGTCTTGTCGGGGTCGATGATGTCGCCGGCGACGGCGAGGTGGGCGTCGACGGCCTCCCGGGCGATCAGCAGGTGCATGATCTCGGTGGAGCCCTCGAAGATGCGGTTGATGCGCAGGTCGCGCAGGAGCTGTTCGGCGGGTACGGCGCGTTCGCCGCGGGCGGCGAGGGACTCGGCGGTCTCGTAGCCGCGGCCGCCGCGGATCTGGACCAGTTCGTCGGCGATGAGCCAGGCCATCTCGGAGCCGTACAGCTTGGCGAGGGCCGCTTCGATGCGGATGTCGTTGCGGTCCTCGTCGGCCATCTGGCTGGAGAGGTCGACGACGGCTTCGAGGGCGAAGGTGGTGGCGGCGATGAAGGAGATCTTCGCGCCGACGGCTTCGTGCGCGGCGACGGGCTTGCCCCACTGTTCGCGTACGGAGGACCATTCGCGGGCGATCTTCAGGCACCACTTGCCGGCGCCGACGCACATGGCGGGCAGGGACAGGCGCCCGGTGTTGAGCGTGGTGAGGGCGATCTTCAGGCCGGCGCCCTCGGGGCCGATGCGGTTGGCGGCGGGGACGCGGACCTGGTGGAAGCGGGTGACGCCGTTCTCCAGGCCGCGCAGGCCCATGAAGGCGTTGCGGTTCTCGACGGTGACGCCCTCGGAGCCGGCCTCGACGATGAACGCGGTGATGCCGCCCTTGTGGCCCTCGAACTTCGGTACGCGGGCCATGACGACCATCAGGTCGGCGACGACTCCGTTGGTGGTCCACAGCTTGACGCCGTCGATGACGTAGTCGTCGCCGTCGGGGACGGCGGTGGTGGCCAGGCGGGCGGGGTCGGAGCCGACGTCGGGCTCGGTGAGCAGGAAGGCGGAGATGTCGGTCCGGGCGAGGCGGGGGAGGTAGGTCTCCTTCTGCTCGGGCGTGCCGAACTGTTTGAGCGGCTGCGGTAGGCCGATCGACTGATGGGCGGAGAGCAGGGCGCCGACGGCGGGGCTGACGGAACCGACCAGGGCCAGGGCCTTGTTGTAGTACACCTGGGTGAGGCCGAGGCCGCCGTACTTGGTGTCGATCTTCATGCCGAGGGCGCCGATCTCCTTGAGACCGTCGATCACGGCGTCCGGGATGCGGGCCTCCCGCTCGATCAGGGCACCGTCGATCTTGGTCTCGCAGAAGTCGCGGAGTTTGGCGAGGAATTCCTCGCCCCGCTGGGCCTGCTCGGTGGCGGGCATCGGGTGCGGGTGGATCAGGTCGAGCCGGAAGCGGCCCAGGAACAGCTCCTTGGCGAAACTGGGCTTGCGCCAGTCCTGTTCACGGGCCGCCTCGGCGACCTGGCGGGCTTCGCGCTCGGAGACTTTGGGCTTGTGGTGGGGGCCGGACATGGTGGGCTCACCTCGCCGCGTTCGGGGGCGGCCGGCCGGTGGTCCTACCGACCGGTGCTACCCGACCGTATTACCCGATCGCGGCGGGTACGAAAAGACGGCCGGAGCCCCCGCACAGTGGGCTCCGGCCGCCGGTCTGGGCCGTACGAGTGACGTGTGGTTACAGGGCCAGGCCCGTGAGGACCAGCACGCGCTCGTAGGTGTAGTCGTCCATCGCGAACCGCACGCCCTCGCGGCCGACGCCGGACTGCTTGGCGCCGCCGTACGGCATCTGGTCGGCGCGGTACGACGGGACGTCGCCGATGATCACGCCGCCGACCTCGAGGGCGCGGTGGGCGCGGAAGGCGGTCTGGAGGTCGTGGGTGAACACGCCCGCCTGGAGGCCGAACTTGGAGTCGTTGACCTTGGCGAACGCGTCGGCCTCGCCGTCGGCCTTCTGGAGGGTGAGGACCGGGCCGAAGACCTCCTCGCAGGCGAGGGTGACATCGGCGGGCAGGTTCTCCAGGACGGTCGGGGCGTAGGTGGCGCCGTCGCGCTTGCCGCCGGTGAGCAGCCCGGCACCGGCGTTGACGGCCTCGTCGACCCAGGCCTCGACGCGCTTGGCGGCGTCCTCGCTGACCAGCGGGCCGACGTCGGTGGAGTCGTCGGACGGGTCACCGGTGCCCTGGGCCTCGACCGCGGTGACGACCTTGGCGACCAGGCGGTCGTAGACGGAGGCGTCGGCGATGACCCGCTGGACGGAGATGCAGGACTGGCCGCCCTGGTAGTTGGAGAAGGTGGCGATGCGGGTCGCCGCCCAGTCCAGGTCCTCCTCGCTGGACCAGTCGCCGAGGACGACGGCGGCGCCGTTGCCGCCCAGCTCCAGGGTGCAGTGCTTGCGCGGCACGGACTCCTGGATGGCGTAGCCGACCTTGTCGGAGCCGGTGAAGGAGATGACGGGCAGGCGCTCGTCCTGGACCAGGGCCGGCATGCGGTCGTTGGTGACCGGCAGGATCGACCAGGAGCCGGCCGGCAGGTCGGTCTCGGCGAGCAGCTCACCCAGGATCAGACCGGAGAGCGGGGTGGCCGGGGCGGGCTTGAGGATGATGGGCGCGCCGACGGCGATGGCCGGGGCGATCTTGTGGGCGCACAGGTTCAGCGGGAAGTTGAACGGCGCGATGCCGAGGACGACGCCCTTGGGGAAGCGGCGCGTGAGGCCCAGGCGGCCGGTGCCGCCGGCGTCGGTGTCGAGGCGCTGGGCCTCGCCGCCGTTGAAGCGGCGGGCCTCTTCGGCGGCGAAGCGGAACACGGAGACGGCGCGGCCGACCTCGCCGCGGGCCCACTTGATGGGCTTGCCGTTCTCGGCGGAGATCAGCTGGGCGATCTCCTCGGTGCGCTCGGCGAGCCGCTTCGACACGTGGTCGAGGGCGGCGGCGCGGACGTGGGCCGGGGTGGCGGCGAACTCGTCGATCACCGCGTGGGCGGCGGCCACGGCCTCTTCGACCTGGGCCTCGGTGGGCACGCTCACCCGGCCGACGGTGCGGCCGTCCCAGGGGGAGGTGACGTCGAAGGCGGTCTCGCCGGTGGCCTGGCGGCCGGCGAGCCAGAAGGCGGTGGCAGTCATGAGTGAATCCGGCCCTTTCGAAGCTGTGCGGGGTGGGGGCTTCCTCTGCTCACACGGTAGGGCCGGTCGGCCGCGCGGTCGCTTGTCCGGGATGGAGTGGTGCCGGGGCTCAGTTTCGCCGTTCCGTACTGACGATGAGGCACACCCCGGCCACGACGACGGCGCCGCCCAGCGCGATGGGCCAGGTCACGGCTTCGCCGAGGATGAGGGCGCCGAGGGCGACGGCGACGACGGGGTTGACGTAGGCGTAGGTGGCGACCAGGGACAGCGGGGCGGTCTGGAGCAGCCAGGCGTACGCGGTGAAGGCGATCAGCGAGCCGAAGAGGACGAGGTAGGCGAACGCGGTCCAGGAGCGGGCGGAGACGTCGGCCAGCTCCAGGCCGTGGTGCTCGCCGCGGACGAGGCCGACGAGCAGGCACCCGAGGCCGCCGGCGACCATCTCGTACGCGCTCGCCGTGAAGGGGTTGGCGGGCATCGGCATGCGGGAGGCGGAGAAGGACCCGGCCGACCACAGGACGGACGCCACGACGACGGTGAGCACCCCGCCGATCCGCACCTCGCCGCTGAGGCCGGGGAGGGTGAGGACGGCGAGCCCGGCGAGGCCGAGGAGGACCCCGGCGTACGCGCCGGCGCCGGGCCGCTCCCCGAAGACGGTACGGAGCACGACGACCCAGGCGGGCACGATCGCCACGAGCAGGGCGGCCAGCCCGGAGGGGACGGACGTCTCGGCGAGGACGACGAGCCCGTTGCCACCGAGGAGCAGCAGCAGTCCGACGACGGCGGCGGAGGCGAGCTGCCGGGGCGCGACCTTCAGGACGCCGATCCCCTTCCGCCAGGCCAGCAGCGCGGCGAGCAGCACGCCGGCGACGACGAAACGGCCGCCCGCGGAGAGGAAGGGCGGCATGGTCTCGACGACGACCCGGATGCCGAGGTACGTGGACCCCCACACCACGTACACGATCGCCAGCGCGGCCCACACGGCACCGGTGATGCGGCGGGCGGCCGGCTTTCGCGGCGGGCGGCGGGCGCGGTCGGAGGTGGCGGGGGCGGCGGGGGTGGGGG
Proteins encoded in this window:
- a CDS encoding acyl-CoA dehydrogenase family protein; translation: MSGPHHKPKVSEREARQVAEAAREQDWRKPSFAKELFLGRFRLDLIHPHPMPATEQAQRGEEFLAKLRDFCETKIDGALIEREARIPDAVIDGLKEIGALGMKIDTKYGGLGLTQVYYNKALALVGSVSPAVGALLSAHQSIGLPQPLKQFGTPEQKETYLPRLARTDISAFLLTEPDVGSDPARLATTAVPDGDDYVIDGVKLWTTNGVVADLMVVMARVPKFEGHKGGITAFIVEAGSEGVTVENRNAFMGLRGLENGVTRFHQVRVPAANRIGPEGAGLKIALTTLNTGRLSLPAMCVGAGKWCLKIAREWSSVREQWGKPVAAHEAVGAKISFIAATTFALEAVVDLSSQMADEDRNDIRIEAALAKLYGSEMAWLIADELVQIRGGRGYETAESLAARGERAVPAEQLLRDLRINRIFEGSTEIMHLLIAREAVDAHLAVAGDIIDPDKTLGDKAKAGAQAGVFYARWLPKLVAGPGQLPRAYADFHPAGHADLATHLRYVERTSRKLARSTFYAMSRWQGRMETKQGFLGRIVDIGAELFAMSAACVRAELLRTTEAHGREAYQLADVFCRQSRIRVEELFGRLWSNTDDLDRKVVKGVLSGTYSWLEDGIIDPSGDGPWIADATPGPTTRENVHRPIR
- a CDS encoding aldehyde dehydrogenase family protein — encoded protein: MTATAFWLAGRQATGETAFDVTSPWDGRTVGRVSVPTEAQVEEAVAAAHAVIDEFAATPAHVRAAALDHVSKRLAERTEEIAQLISAENGKPIKWARGEVGRAVSVFRFAAEEARRFNGGEAQRLDTDAGGTGRLGLTRRFPKGVVLGIAPFNFPLNLCAHKIAPAIAVGAPIILKPAPATPLSGLILGELLAETDLPAGSWSILPVTNDRMPALVQDERLPVISFTGSDKVGYAIQESVPRKHCTLELGGNGAAVVLGDWSSEEDLDWAATRIATFSNYQGGQSCISVQRVIADASVYDRLVAKVVTAVEAQGTGDPSDDSTDVGPLVSEDAAKRVEAWVDEAVNAGAGLLTGGKRDGATYAPTVLENLPADVTLACEEVFGPVLTLQKADGEADAFAKVNDSKFGLQAGVFTHDLQTAFRAHRALEVGGVIIGDVPSYRADQMPYGGAKQSGVGREGVRFAMDDYTYERVLVLTGLAL
- a CDS encoding EamA family transporter, giving the protein MTSPAADPAPTPAAPATSDRARRPPRKPAARRITGAVWAALAIVYVVWGSTYLGIRVVVETMPPFLSAGGRFVVAGVLLAALLAWRKGIGVLKVAPRQLASAAVVGLLLLLGGNGLVVLAETSVPSGLAALLVAIVPAWVVVLRTVFGERPGAGAYAGVLLGLAGLAVLTLPGLSGEVRIGGVLTVVVASVLWSAGSFSASRMPMPANPFTASAYEMVAGGLGCLLVGLVRGEHHGLELADVSARSWTAFAYLVLFGSLIAFTAYAWLLQTAPLSLVATYAYVNPVVAVALGALILGEAVTWPIALGGAVVVAGVCLIVSTERRN